A genomic region of Gossypium hirsutum isolate 1008001.06 chromosome D01, Gossypium_hirsutum_v2.1, whole genome shotgun sequence contains the following coding sequences:
- the LOC107922576 gene encoding uncharacterized protein: protein MDAEKKTWFWLDRTLLMCLLYFAVDGNKQHFIATLVALILHDFVVYMVKLLLQDIYALFSTLLHNLKLRSLNKSGTIEGGNYNSMREKEEVEIRTTAKKNEKEGEEGSMQVQVACETCRMFKEEEAMKAKGKYKDKYKKKLLQKEENFDRVKSTLKEKYNEDRDKWEEERKLLKIKYEEMRWT from the exons ATGGATGCAGAAAAGAAGACTTGGTTTTGGCTCGACCGAACCTTGTTAATGTGTTTGCTTTACTTTGCTGTAGATGGTAATAAACAGCACTTTATTGCCACGCTCGTCGCATTGATATTGCATGATTTCGTAGTTTACATGGTCAAGCTCCTTCTCCAGGATATTTATGCTCTTTTCTCCACTCTGTTACACAACTTGAAGTTAAGATCTTTAAACAAAAGC GGTACCATTGAGGGAGGAAATTACAACAGCATGAGAGAAAAGGAGGAAGTAGAAATAAGGACAACAGcgaagaagaatgaaaaagaagGTGAAGAGGGAAGCATGCAGGTGCAAGTTGCATGTGAGACTTGCAGGATGTTCAAAGAGGAAGAAGCAATGAAAGCCAAAGGGAAATACAAGGATAAGTACAAGAAAAAGTTGCTGCAAAAGGAGGAGAATTTTGATAGAGTTAAAAGCACtttgaaagaaaaatataatgaAGATAGAGACAAGtgggaagaagagagaaagttgCTCAAGATAAAGTATGAAGAGATGCGATGGACATAA
- the LOC107922577 gene encoding SKP1-like protein 1A, protein MASTSRKIMLRSSDGETFEVEEAVAVESQTIKHMIEDDCADNEIPLPNVTSKILSKVLEYCKKHVDAAADKEKTPDDELKAWDADFVKVDQNTLFDLILAANYLNIKSLLDLTCQTVADMIKGKTPEEIRKTFNIKNDFTPEEEEEVRRENQWAFE, encoded by the exons ATGGCGTCGACTTCGAGGAAGATAATGTTGAGGAGCTCCGACGGAGAGACTTTTGAGGTGGAGGAAGCGGTGGCGGTTGAGTCGCAGACGATCAAGCACATGATCGAGGACGATTGCGCCGACAACGAGATCCCTCTCCCAAACGTCACCAGCAAGATCTTGTCCAAAGTCCTTGAGTACTGCAAGAAGCATGTCGATGCTGCTGCCGACAAGGAAAAGACTCCCGATGACGAACTCAAGGCTTGGGATGCTGATTTTGTCAAGGTTGACCAAAATACCCTCTTTGACCTCATCCTG GCAGCGAACTATCTGAATATCAAGAGCTTGCTGGACTTGACCTGCCAAACTGTGGCTGATATGATAAAGGGAAAGACACCCGAGGAGATTCGCAAGACCTTCAACATCAAGAACGATTTCACCCCCGAGGAAGAAGAGGAGGTTAGGAGGGAGAATCAATGGGCATTCGAGTGA